Proteins encoded by one window of Cyanobium sp. NS01:
- a CDS encoding peroxiredoxin: protein MTRLVGLQAPDFTATAVVDQEFKEISLSQYRGKYVVLFFYPLDFTFVCPTEITAFSDRYGDFAAKNTEVLGVSVDSEFSHLAWIQTDRKNGGIGDISYPLVADLKKEIARAYEVLDEDAGVALRGLFIIDPEGVIMHSTINNLPVGRSVDETLRVLQAFQYVQSHPDEVCPANWQPGDKTMNPDPVKSKDFFAAVS from the coding sequence ATGACCCGCCTCGTCGGCCTGCAGGCCCCTGATTTCACCGCCACTGCCGTGGTGGATCAGGAGTTCAAGGAGATCTCCCTCTCCCAGTACCGCGGCAAGTACGTGGTGCTGTTCTTCTATCCCCTCGACTTCACCTTCGTGTGCCCCACGGAGATCACCGCCTTCTCCGACCGTTACGGCGACTTCGCCGCCAAGAACACCGAAGTCCTGGGCGTGTCCGTGGACAGCGAATTCAGCCACCTGGCCTGGATTCAGACCGACCGCAAGAATGGCGGCATCGGCGACATCAGCTACCCACTTGTGGCCGATCTCAAGAAGGAGATTGCCCGCGCCTACGAGGTGCTGGACGAAGACGCCGGCGTCGCCCTGCGCGGTCTGTTCATCATCGATCCCGAAGGCGTGATCATGCACAGCACGATCAATAACCTGCCCGTGGGCCGCAGCGTCGACGAAACCCTGCGGGTGCTGCAGGCCTTCCAGTACGTGCAGAGCCACCCCGATGAGGTCTGCCCCGCCAACTGGCAGCCCGGCGACAAGACCATGAACCCCGACCCCGTGAAGTCGAAAGACTTCTTCGCTGCCGTCAGCTGA
- the purQ gene encoding phosphoribosylformylglycinamidine synthase subunit PurQ, with translation MSVGIVVFPGSNCDRDVRWALEGCLGLETRFLWHEERDLGGLDAVVLPGGFSYGDYLRCGAIARFAPVLEEVRSFAEAGGPVLGICNGFQVLTEMGLLPGALTRNGRLHFLCEPALLEVNPGPCRWLQGYGEKERISLPIAHGEGRYQVEADDLKALEEHGQVAMRYAANPNGSVGDVAGLCNRAGNVLGLMPHPERACDPVLGGIDGSRLLQSLLS, from the coding sequence GTGAGCGTGGGGATCGTGGTGTTTCCCGGCTCGAACTGCGACCGGGACGTGCGCTGGGCCCTGGAGGGGTGCCTGGGGCTCGAAACCCGTTTCCTCTGGCATGAAGAGCGCGACCTGGGCGGGCTCGATGCCGTGGTGCTGCCGGGGGGCTTCAGCTATGGCGACTACCTGCGCTGCGGCGCGATTGCTCGCTTTGCTCCCGTGCTCGAGGAGGTGCGCAGCTTCGCCGAGGCCGGAGGGCCGGTGCTTGGCATCTGCAACGGCTTCCAGGTGCTCACCGAAATGGGCCTGCTGCCCGGGGCACTCACCCGCAATGGCCGCCTGCACTTTCTGTGTGAGCCTGCTCTGCTGGAGGTGAATCCCGGCCCGTGCCGCTGGCTGCAGGGCTACGGGGAGAAGGAGCGCATCAGCCTGCCGATCGCCCATGGAGAAGGCCGCTATCAGGTGGAGGCTGATGATCTGAAAGCCCTGGAGGAACACGGCCAGGTGGCGATGCGCTACGCCGCCAACCCCAATGGATCAGTGGGCGATGTAGCCGGCCTCTGCAACAGAGCCGGCAATGTGTTGGGGCTGATGCCCCACCCGGAGAGGGCCTGTGACCCAGTCCTGGGGGGCATCGATGGCAGCCGGCTGCTGCAGAGCCTGCTCAGCTGA
- the purS gene encoding phosphoribosylformylglycinamidine synthase subunit PurS: MPVFSARVQVSLRPSVLDPAGEATRAAAARLGVTSLRRLRIGKAIELELEAADATAARQQVELLAQRLLANPVIENWSLELQEHGQVQPTGAPL; the protein is encoded by the coding sequence GTGCCCGTCTTCAGCGCTCGCGTGCAGGTCTCCCTGCGACCTTCGGTTCTCGACCCTGCTGGGGAGGCCACCAGGGCGGCAGCGGCCCGCCTGGGGGTGACCAGCCTGCGCCGACTGCGCATCGGCAAGGCGATCGAGCTGGAACTGGAGGCTGCTGATGCCACTGCAGCCAGGCAGCAGGTGGAGCTGTTGGCGCAGCGGTTGCTGGCCAACCCGGTGATCGAGAACTGGAGCCTGGAGCTTCAGGAGCACGGCCAGGTCCAACCCACAGGAGCGCCGCTGTGA
- the cobW gene encoding cobalamin biosynthesis protein CobW yields MTTQPSVRLPVTVVTGFLGAGKTTLLRELLLHGGQRLAVLVNEFGEVGLDGALLRSCGFCPEEEIGSRLVELTNGCLCCTVQDDFLPTMQQLLERADQLDGILVETSGLALPEPLLAALGWPEIRSRTWVNGVVTVVDGAALAQGSVVADPAALEAQRLADPSLDHLTAIDELFAEQLECADLVLVSHGDQLDAAGLERIQERVTPLVRPGTPLLPMERGGIDPALVLGLAAKQPDGSAAEHLSADDHPHDGDNHDHHDHTHVAMESVALEWNGELERSSLEAAIRRLCQEKGIVRVKGRLWMRGKDRPLVLQAVGPRLESWFEPAPQPHAPGVELVLLGFGLDRHQLEQALIQQP; encoded by the coding sequence ATGACCACCCAACCTTCCGTCCGTCTTCCCGTCACCGTGGTGACCGGCTTCCTGGGCGCCGGCAAGACCACCCTGCTGAGGGAGCTGCTGCTGCATGGAGGCCAGCGTCTGGCGGTGCTTGTCAACGAGTTCGGCGAGGTGGGGCTCGATGGGGCCCTGCTGCGCAGCTGCGGCTTCTGCCCTGAGGAGGAGATCGGCTCGCGCCTGGTGGAACTCACCAACGGCTGCCTCTGCTGCACGGTGCAGGACGATTTCCTGCCCACCATGCAACAGCTGCTGGAGCGGGCCGACCAGCTGGACGGCATCCTGGTGGAAACCAGCGGGCTGGCCCTGCCGGAACCGCTGCTGGCGGCTCTGGGCTGGCCCGAGATCCGCAGCCGCACCTGGGTGAATGGCGTGGTCACAGTTGTGGATGGGGCCGCCCTGGCCCAGGGGTCGGTGGTGGCGGATCCTGCGGCCCTGGAGGCCCAGCGCCTGGCCGATCCAAGCCTCGACCACCTCACCGCCATCGATGAGCTGTTCGCCGAACAGCTGGAGTGCGCTGATCTGGTGCTGGTGAGCCATGGCGATCAACTCGATGCCGCTGGTCTCGAGCGCATCCAGGAGCGGGTGACGCCGCTGGTGCGCCCCGGCACGCCGCTGCTGCCCATGGAGCGCGGTGGCATCGATCCGGCATTGGTGCTGGGGCTGGCCGCAAAGCAGCCTGACGGCTCTGCCGCTGAGCATCTCAGTGCCGATGACCACCCCCACGACGGCGACAACCACGACCATCACGACCACACCCATGTGGCGATGGAGTCGGTGGCGCTGGAGTGGAACGGTGAGCTGGAGCGCTCATCCCTGGAGGCTGCCATCCGCCGCCTCTGCCAGGAGAAGGGGATTGTGCGGGTGAAGGGCCGGCTCTGGATGCGCGGAAAGGACAGGCCCCTGGTGCTGCAGGCGGTGGGCCCGCGGCTGGAGAGCTGGTTTGAGCCTGCCCCCCAGCCCCATGCCCCCGGGGTGGAGCTGGTGCTGCTGGGCTTCGGGCTCGACCGGCACCAGCTGGAGCAGGCCCTGATCCAGCAGCCCTGA
- a CDS encoding pentapeptide repeat-containing protein yields the protein MAGIRSPLQPLPRLLLLGVLLLGVLVGASPAALAITAPELRGQRAVQDLQPDMHGRNLRQQEFLKATLDGFDFSEADLRGAVFNGSSLRQANLQAANLEDVVAFASRFDDSNLEGAVLRNGMLMQSRFRGSRIDGADFTDAVLDLPEQKALCARASGTNPLTGVSTRESLACRP from the coding sequence ATGGCCGGCATCCGCTCGCCGCTCCAACCCCTGCCGCGCCTGCTGCTGCTGGGCGTTCTGTTGCTGGGGGTTCTGGTCGGCGCTTCGCCGGCGGCTCTGGCGATCACCGCCCCCGAGCTGCGCGGCCAGCGGGCCGTCCAGGATCTGCAGCCGGACATGCACGGCCGCAACCTGCGTCAGCAGGAATTTCTCAAGGCCACGCTGGATGGCTTCGACTTCAGCGAGGCCGACCTGCGCGGCGCCGTGTTCAACGGCAGCTCCCTGCGGCAGGCCAATCTGCAGGCAGCCAACCTCGAAGACGTGGTGGCCTTCGCCAGCCGTTTTGACGACAGCAACCTGGAGGGGGCCGTGCTGCGCAACGGCATGCTGATGCAGAGCCGCTTCCGCGGCAGCCGGATCGACGGGGCCGACTTCACCGACGCCGTGCTCGACCTGCCCGAACAGAAGGCGCTCTGCGCCCGGGCCAGCGGCACCAATCCGCTCACGGGAGTGAGCACCCGCGAGAGCCTCGCCTGCCGCCCATGA
- the upp gene encoding uracil phosphoribosyltransferase yields the protein MGMTLRVVVPPHPLIGHWLSVLRSRHTPAAVYATATAELGRWLTYEAVRDWLPQRNTAIEGCLGATEGRVVDGEVPILALPVLTAGLGLWDGARAVLPAARVRHVDRLGTLLPAEIESRCGVLVFAPEVASGHSLLELLHQLRQRGVEGDRLRVITALVASPGLKAIGEQFPSLTLYAGCIDPDLTGDGAIEPGIGAVAERLFGIPGNGAVVPAAASA from the coding sequence ATGGGGATGACCCTGCGGGTGGTGGTTCCCCCCCACCCCCTGATCGGCCACTGGCTCAGTGTGTTGCGCAGCAGGCACACCCCAGCAGCCGTCTACGCCACCGCCACAGCTGAGCTGGGCCGCTGGCTCACCTACGAGGCCGTGCGCGACTGGTTGCCCCAGCGCAACACCGCCATCGAGGGCTGTCTGGGCGCCACCGAAGGGCGGGTGGTGGATGGGGAGGTGCCGATCCTGGCCCTGCCCGTGCTCACGGCCGGGCTGGGGCTCTGGGATGGGGCCCGGGCGGTGCTGCCGGCGGCCCGTGTGCGCCACGTGGATCGCCTCGGCACCCTGCTGCCAGCAGAGATCGAGAGCCGTTGCGGCGTGCTGGTGTTCGCACCGGAGGTGGCGTCCGGCCACAGCCTGCTGGAGCTGCTGCACCAACTGCGGCAGCGGGGGGTTGAGGGCGACCGGCTGCGGGTGATCACGGCCCTGGTGGCCTCGCCGGGCCTGAAGGCCATCGGTGAGCAGTTCCCCAGCCTCACCCTCTACGCCGGCTGCATCGATCCTGATCTGACCGGCGATGGGGCGATTGAGCCGGGTATCGGCGCTGTAGCTGAAAGGCTGTTCGGCATCCCCGGAAACGGAGCTGTCGTCCCGGCCGCTGCCTCTGCCTAG
- the ilvD gene encoding dihydroxy-acid dehydratase, with amino-acid sequence MLRSAAITQGVQRSPNRAMLRAVGFGDGDFGKPIIGIANGYSTITPCNLGLNDLTRRAEQAAQLAGAMPQTFGTITVSDGISMGTEGMKYSLVSREVIADSIETACNAQSMDGLLAVGGCDKNMPGAMLAMARMNIPAIFVYGGTIKPGRLGPCDLTVVSAFEAVGQFSGGRIDEAELTAIEKNACPGAGSCGGMFTANTMSSAFEVLGLSLPYSSTMAAEDPEKAESAARSAEVLVRAIAADIRPRDLLTREAFENAISVIMAVGGSTNSVLHLLAIARTAGVPLSIDDFEVIRQRVPVICDLKPSGRYVTVELHRAGGIPQVMKLLLEAGLLHGDCRTIEGRTLREVLADVPSTPPADQDVIRPLSRPLYAKGHLAILKGNLAEEGAVAKISGVKTPVITGPARVFESEESALEAILAGAVHAGDVVVVRYEGPVGGPGMREMLSPTAAIVGQGLGESVALITDGRFSGGSYGLVVGHVAPEAAVGGTIGLVEEGDSITVDADQLLLQLNVAAEELERRRAAWVRPEPRYRTGVLGKYARLVSSSSLGAVTDLA; translated from the coding sequence ATGCTCCGATCCGCTGCCATCACCCAGGGCGTTCAGCGTTCCCCGAACCGGGCCATGCTGCGGGCCGTGGGCTTCGGCGACGGCGACTTCGGCAAGCCGATCATCGGCATCGCCAACGGCTACAGCACGATCACGCCCTGCAACCTCGGCCTCAACGACCTCACCCGCCGGGCCGAGCAGGCTGCCCAGCTGGCGGGGGCGATGCCCCAGACCTTCGGCACCATCACGGTGAGCGATGGCATCTCCATGGGCACCGAGGGGATGAAGTATTCCCTGGTGAGCCGCGAGGTGATCGCCGACTCCATCGAAACCGCCTGCAACGCCCAGAGCATGGACGGCCTGCTGGCGGTGGGCGGCTGCGACAAGAACATGCCCGGAGCCATGCTGGCCATGGCCCGCATGAACATCCCGGCGATCTTCGTGTACGGCGGCACGATCAAGCCCGGCAGACTCGGGCCCTGCGATCTCACCGTGGTGAGCGCCTTTGAGGCCGTGGGCCAGTTTTCCGGCGGCCGCATCGACGAGGCCGAGCTCACCGCCATCGAGAAGAACGCCTGCCCCGGTGCCGGCAGTTGCGGTGGCATGTTCACCGCCAACACGATGAGTTCGGCCTTCGAGGTGCTCGGCCTCAGCCTTCCCTACAGCTCCACCATGGCGGCCGAAGACCCGGAGAAGGCCGAGAGTGCCGCCCGCTCCGCCGAAGTGCTCGTGCGGGCGATCGCCGCCGACATCCGCCCCCGCGACCTGCTCACCCGGGAGGCCTTTGAAAATGCCATCAGCGTGATCATGGCCGTGGGCGGCTCCACCAATTCGGTGCTGCACCTGCTCGCCATCGCGCGCACGGCCGGCGTGCCCCTCAGCATCGACGACTTCGAAGTGATCCGCCAGCGGGTGCCGGTGATCTGCGATCTCAAGCCCAGTGGCCGCTATGTGACGGTGGAACTGCACCGGGCCGGGGGCATCCCCCAGGTGATGAAGCTGCTGCTGGAGGCCGGCCTGCTGCATGGCGACTGCCGCACCATCGAGGGCCGCACCCTGCGCGAGGTGCTGGCCGACGTGCCCTCCACCCCACCGGCAGACCAGGATGTGATCCGCCCCCTCAGCCGGCCCCTCTACGCCAAGGGCCATCTGGCGATCCTCAAGGGCAACCTGGCGGAAGAGGGAGCCGTGGCCAAGATCTCCGGCGTCAAGACCCCGGTGATCACCGGGCCGGCGCGGGTGTTCGAGAGTGAGGAGAGTGCTCTGGAGGCGATCCTGGCCGGCGCTGTCCATGCCGGGGATGTGGTGGTGGTGCGCTACGAGGGGCCGGTGGGCGGCCCCGGCATGCGCGAGATGCTCTCCCCCACCGCCGCGATCGTGGGCCAGGGGCTGGGGGAATCGGTGGCCCTGATCACTGATGGTCGCTTTTCCGGGGGTTCCTATGGGCTGGTGGTGGGCCACGTGGCGCCGGAAGCGGCCGTTGGCGGCACCATCGGCCTGGTGGAGGAGGGCGACAGCATCACCGTGGATGCCGATCAGCTGCTGCTGCAGCTCAACGTGGCTGCTGAAGAGCTGGAGCGCCGAAGGGCGGCCTGGGTGCGCCCCGAACCCCGCTACCGCACGGGCGTGCTGGGCAAGTACGCCCGCCTGGTGAGCAGCAGCAGCCTCGGAGCTGTCACCGATCTGGCTTGA
- a CDS encoding CIA30 family protein: MGGRSQGRCQAGPGGLQFQGELVEEGGGFVSCRSPLFSPPLDLSSAEGLELELAGGGRRFKLALACADGVAGLTELIPGGLRWVVEFATQAEGSTQLSVPFSSLRPSVRARPVGLPLRFDASRINRLQLLHSRFGDDGSPNAGFRPGPISFNLQAIRTYP; this comes from the coding sequence ATGGGGGGCCGCAGCCAGGGGCGCTGTCAGGCCGGTCCTGGCGGTCTGCAGTTTCAGGGCGAGCTGGTGGAGGAGGGCGGCGGGTTCGTGAGCTGTCGCTCGCCCCTGTTCTCTCCGCCCCTGGATCTCTCCAGCGCTGAAGGCCTGGAACTGGAGCTGGCGGGCGGTGGGCGGCGCTTCAAGCTGGCGCTGGCCTGCGCTGACGGAGTGGCCGGACTCACGGAACTGATCCCCGGCGGTCTGCGCTGGGTGGTGGAGTTCGCCACCCAAGCCGAAGGCAGCACGCAGCTGAGCGTTCCCTTCAGCAGCCTGCGCCCCTCGGTGCGGGCCCGGCCGGTGGGCCTGCCGCTGCGTTTCGATGCCTCCCGCATCAACCGGCTGCAGTTGCTGCACTCCCGCTTCGGCGATGACGGCAGCCCCAATGCGGGTTTCCGGCCCGGCCCGATCAGCTTCAACCTCCAGGCCATCCGTACCTATCCCTGA
- the pgl gene encoding 6-phosphogluconolactonase: MQPASTRSEGTAYSVERWDSGEQLAHRAAELIATAIDLGLAQRDRCQIALAGGTTPEAAYSRLGQERLAWDRVDVLLGDERWVPADDPSSNTLMLRRSLLAQPPGSGARLHPVATDLASPEQGARAYAELLRLLCPGDPPILDLVLLGLGDDGHTASLFPGTGAALERQRLVTVGEGKGLPRITLTAPVLSAARRVIFLVSGAAKAQALQRLLDPMEPAERTPARLVQPSTTITVLADHGAAGALA; this comes from the coding sequence ATGCAACCTGCCAGCACCCGATCGGAGGGCACGGCCTACAGCGTGGAGCGATGGGACAGTGGCGAGCAGCTGGCCCACCGCGCCGCCGAGCTGATCGCCACGGCCATCGACCTGGGCCTGGCCCAGCGGGATCGCTGCCAGATCGCCCTGGCCGGTGGCACCACCCCCGAGGCGGCCTACAGCCGGCTGGGGCAGGAGCGGCTGGCCTGGGATCGGGTGGATGTGCTGCTGGGCGATGAGCGCTGGGTTCCAGCCGATGACCCGTCCAGCAACACCCTGATGCTGCGGCGTTCGCTGCTGGCCCAGCCCCCCGGCAGCGGCGCCCGCCTGCACCCGGTGGCCACCGACCTGGCCAGTCCGGAGCAGGGGGCCAGGGCCTATGCCGAGCTGCTGCGCCTGCTCTGCCCCGGCGATCCGCCGATTCTGGATCTGGTGCTGCTCGGCCTCGGCGACGATGGCCACACCGCCTCTCTGTTTCCGGGCACCGGCGCCGCCCTGGAGCGCCAGCGGCTGGTGACGGTGGGCGAGGGCAAGGGACTGCCCCGGATCACGCTCACGGCGCCTGTGCTCTCGGCAGCGCGGCGGGTGATCTTCCTGGTGAGCGGTGCGGCCAAGGCCCAGGCCCTGCAGCGGCTGCTGGATCCGATGGAACCTGCGGAGCGCACCCCGGCGCGGCTGGTGCAGCCCTCCACCACCATCACCGTGCTCGCCGACCACGGGGCGGCAGGGGCGCTGGCGTGA